A single genomic interval of Macaca nemestrina isolate mMacNem1 chromosome 14, mMacNem.hap1, whole genome shotgun sequence harbors:
- the LOC105463989 gene encoding palmitoyltransferase ZDHHC12 isoform X2 — MAPWALLSPGVLVRTGHTVLTWGITLVLFLHDTELRQWEEQGELLLPLTFLLLVLGSLLLYLAVSLMDPGYVNAQPQPQEELKEEQTAMVPPAIPLRRCRYCLVLPLRARHCRECRRCVRRYDHHCPWMENCVGERNHPLFVVYLALQLVVLLWGLYLAWSGLQFFQPWGLWLRSSGLLFATFLLLSLLSLVASLLLASHLYLVASNTTTWEFISSHRIAYLRQRPGNPFDRGLTRNLAHFFCGWPSGSWETLWAEEEEEGSSPAV, encoded by the exons ATGGCCCCCTGGGCGCTCCTCAGCCCTGGGGTCCTGGTGCGGACCGGGCACACCGTGCTGACCTGGGGGATCACGCTGGTGCTCTTCCTGCACGATACCG AGCTGCGGCAATGGGAGGAGCAGGGCGAGCTGCTCCTGCCCCTCACCTTCCTGCTCCTGGTGCTGGGCTCCCTGCTGCTCTACCTCGCTGTGTCACTCATGGACCCCGGCTACGTGAATGCGCAGCCCCAGCCTCAG GAGGAGCTCAAAGAGGAGCAGACAGCCATGGTTCCTCCAGCCATCCCTCTTCGGCGCTGCAGATACTGCCTGGTGCTG CCCCTGAGGGCTCGACACTGCCGTGAGTGCCGCCGTTGCGTCCGCCGCTACGACCACCACTGCCCCTGGATGGAGAACTGTGTAGGGGAGCGCAACCACCCACTCTTTGTGGTCTACCTGGCACTGCAGCTGGTGGTGCTTCTCTGGGGCCTGTACCTGGCATG GTCAGGCCTCCAGTTCTTCCAGCCCTGGGGACTGTGGCTTCGATCCAGCGGGCTCCTGTTCGCCACCTTCCTGCTGCTGTCCCTCCTCTCGTTGGTGGCCAGCCTGCTCCTCGCCTCACACCTCTACCTGGTGGCCAGCAACACCACCACCTGGGAATTCATCTCCTCACACCGCATCGCCTATCTCCGCCAGCGCCCCGGCAACCCCTTCGACCGAGGCCTGACCCGCAACCTGGCCCACTTCTTCTGTGGATGGCCCTCGGGGTCCTGGGAGACCCTctgggctgaggaggaggaggagggcagcagcCCAGCTGTTTAG
- the LOC105463989 gene encoding palmitoyltransferase ZDHHC12 isoform X3, producing MAPWALLSPGVLVRTGHTVLTWGITLVLFLHDTELRQWEEQGELLLPLTFLLLVLGSLLLYLAVSLMDPGYVNAQPQPQEELKEEQTAMVPPAIPLRRCRYCLVLQPLRARHCRECRRCVRRYDHHCPWMENCVGERNHPLFVVYLALQLVVLLWGLYLACTRPLSPALQVRPPVLPALGTVASIQRAPVRHLPAAVPPLVGGQPAPRLTPLPGGQQHHHLGIHLLTPHRLSPPAPRQPLRPRPDPQPGPLLLWMALGVLGDPLG from the exons ATGGCCCCCTGGGCGCTCCTCAGCCCTGGGGTCCTGGTGCGGACCGGGCACACCGTGCTGACCTGGGGGATCACGCTGGTGCTCTTCCTGCACGATACCG AGCTGCGGCAATGGGAGGAGCAGGGCGAGCTGCTCCTGCCCCTCACCTTCCTGCTCCTGGTGCTGGGCTCCCTGCTGCTCTACCTCGCTGTGTCACTCATGGACCCCGGCTACGTGAATGCGCAGCCCCAGCCTCAG GAGGAGCTCAAAGAGGAGCAGACAGCCATGGTTCCTCCAGCCATCCCTCTTCGGCGCTGCAGATACTGCCTGGTGCTG CAGCCCCTGAGGGCTCGACACTGCCGTGAGTGCCGCCGTTGCGTCCGCCGCTACGACCACCACTGCCCCTGGATGGAGAACTGTGTAGGGGAGCGCAACCACCCACTCTTTGTGGTCTACCTGGCACTGCAGCTGGTGGTGCTTCTCTGGGGCCTGTACCTGGCATG cACCAGGCCCCTGTCCCCTGCCCTGCAGGTCAGGCCTCCAGTTCTTCCAGCCCTGGGGACTGTGGCTTCGATCCAGCGGGCTCCTGTTCGCCACCTTCCTGCTGCTGTCCCTCCTCTCGTTGGTGGCCAGCCTGCTCCTCGCCTCACACCTCTACCTGGTGGCCAGCAACACCACCACCTGGGAATTCATCTCCTCACACCGCATCGCCTATCTCCGCCAGCGCCCCGGCAACCCCTTCGACCGAGGCCTGACCCGCAACCTGGCCCACTTCTTCTGTGGATGGCCCTCGGGGTCCTGGGAGACCCTctgggctga
- the LOC105463989 gene encoding palmitoyltransferase ZDHHC12 isoform X1 — MAPWALLSPGVLVRTGHTVLTWGITLVLFLHDTELRQWEEQGELLLPLTFLLLVLGSLLLYLAVSLMDPGYVNAQPQPQEELKEEQTAMVPPAIPLRRCRYCLVLQPLRARHCRECRRCVRRYDHHCPWMENCVGERNHPLFVVYLALQLVVLLWGLYLAWSGLQFFQPWGLWLRSSGLLFATFLLLSLLSLVASLLLASHLYLVASNTTTWEFISSHRIAYLRQRPGNPFDRGLTRNLAHFFCGWPSGSWETLWAEEEEEGSSPAV, encoded by the exons ATGGCCCCCTGGGCGCTCCTCAGCCCTGGGGTCCTGGTGCGGACCGGGCACACCGTGCTGACCTGGGGGATCACGCTGGTGCTCTTCCTGCACGATACCG AGCTGCGGCAATGGGAGGAGCAGGGCGAGCTGCTCCTGCCCCTCACCTTCCTGCTCCTGGTGCTGGGCTCCCTGCTGCTCTACCTCGCTGTGTCACTCATGGACCCCGGCTACGTGAATGCGCAGCCCCAGCCTCAG GAGGAGCTCAAAGAGGAGCAGACAGCCATGGTTCCTCCAGCCATCCCTCTTCGGCGCTGCAGATACTGCCTGGTGCTG CAGCCCCTGAGGGCTCGACACTGCCGTGAGTGCCGCCGTTGCGTCCGCCGCTACGACCACCACTGCCCCTGGATGGAGAACTGTGTAGGGGAGCGCAACCACCCACTCTTTGTGGTCTACCTGGCACTGCAGCTGGTGGTGCTTCTCTGGGGCCTGTACCTGGCATG GTCAGGCCTCCAGTTCTTCCAGCCCTGGGGACTGTGGCTTCGATCCAGCGGGCTCCTGTTCGCCACCTTCCTGCTGCTGTCCCTCCTCTCGTTGGTGGCCAGCCTGCTCCTCGCCTCACACCTCTACCTGGTGGCCAGCAACACCACCACCTGGGAATTCATCTCCTCACACCGCATCGCCTATCTCCGCCAGCGCCCCGGCAACCCCTTCGACCGAGGCCTGACCCGCAACCTGGCCCACTTCTTCTGTGGATGGCCCTCGGGGTCCTGGGAGACCCTctgggctgaggaggaggaggagggcagcagcCCAGCTGTTTAG
- the LOC105463989 gene encoding palmitoyltransferase ZDHHC12 isoform X4 codes for MAPWALLSPGVLVRTGHTVLTWGITLVLFLHDTELRQWEEQGELLLPLTFLLLVLGSLLLYLAVSLMDPGYVNAQPQPQEELKEEQTAMVPPAIPLRRCRYCLVLQPLRARHCRECRRCVRRYDHHCPWMENCVGERNHPLFVVYLALQLVVLLWGLYLACPGDCGFDPAGSCSPPSCCCPSSRWWPACSSPHTSTWWPATPPPGNSSPHTASPISASAPATPSTEA; via the exons ATGGCCCCCTGGGCGCTCCTCAGCCCTGGGGTCCTGGTGCGGACCGGGCACACCGTGCTGACCTGGGGGATCACGCTGGTGCTCTTCCTGCACGATACCG AGCTGCGGCAATGGGAGGAGCAGGGCGAGCTGCTCCTGCCCCTCACCTTCCTGCTCCTGGTGCTGGGCTCCCTGCTGCTCTACCTCGCTGTGTCACTCATGGACCCCGGCTACGTGAATGCGCAGCCCCAGCCTCAG GAGGAGCTCAAAGAGGAGCAGACAGCCATGGTTCCTCCAGCCATCCCTCTTCGGCGCTGCAGATACTGCCTGGTGCTG CAGCCCCTGAGGGCTCGACACTGCCGTGAGTGCCGCCGTTGCGTCCGCCGCTACGACCACCACTGCCCCTGGATGGAGAACTGTGTAGGGGAGCGCAACCACCCACTCTTTGTGGTCTACCTGGCACTGCAGCTGGTGGTGCTTCTCTGGGGCCTGTACCTGGCATG CCCTGGGGACTGTGGCTTCGATCCAGCGGGCTCCTGTTCGCCACCTTCCTGCTGCTGTCCCTCCTCTCGTTGGTGGCCAGCCTGCTCCTCGCCTCACACCTCTACCTGGTGGCCAGCAACACCACCACCTGGGAATTCATCTCCTCACACCGCATCGCCTATCTCCGCCAGCGCCCCGGCAACCCCTTCGACCGAGGCCTGA